The genomic window CTTGCAATTTCCTTTTCAGGAAACGTGGAATGGAATCGGAGGTAGTAACTTGAAATGTAACCTGATGAATTTAATCACATTATGAATACAGACACGTTTAAACACAAACTCCTTCAAGTATGCTCAGTGTCATTGTTTTCCTTCATTTTCTTCGGTTTGCTTACAAGTAAACAGCTGAACCCTGTTTTTTAAGAGGACGGAAGCAAATTCATTTGAAAAGCTTGTTTgatgaaaaagacaaaacatgaaATTTTACCAAACACTGCTCACAATGAGTGAACAATAATTAAAAATGAAGATTGTTGAATGAAGTTTGAACCTTGTAAATGATATTGATATATATGTAGAGTTGAAGATGTTATAATACAATGGTCAGTTACTGAATCAAAACTTCTTGTGTCCTTTCAAATGTACAACAAAGCTCATACTTCATCACCACTCAAACCGTGAACACACTGATAATGACATTCACTTCATCAGACATACTCacaaataaagcaatcttcactCTTCGCTTCACTCACAAAGAATCACCTCACTCACTACTTACATATGAATTCAATACAGTTGCGTAAACATAATTATTCCACTTATACCAAAACAAaccattcaaacacacaaaatgaaCAGGTTCAAACTTCATTCAACTTACAGTCGTCCCCAAAAGAACAGCGTTGAACTTTAAGGTGTGcacttaacacacacaaaagtgaaATTCAGAATATTCTGAATAGCAAAATTAGACATGTTGAGAAGAATTTATGAAAATGTATGGGACAAAATGTGGATCAGCACATCTCCTTTTCAGGAGCGAGGATTGATAAGAAACAAGCACAGAAGCACCTTTACCATTGGGAAACAACATTCTTGTGTCGTACACAAATCCTCTGTACACAAACCCTCTTCAAGTTCAGGTACAGTTAACTTAAATGGCACACTGTATTGTGGATAGCGAAATGAAGGTATAACAAATGATACAAATCTAAAATTAAAGACAGTAAAATCATGTTTCGCACCAATTACTTTAGACTGCATTTTCAGTCATAAAAGTAAAactcgggggaggggggggggggggggggtaacaaaGGCATAACAGGAAATGTCTCAGATCTTTACTTGGCCAATAAATAGTCACTGTactttcatttttgttgtttctttacgCTTTAAATCTCTGCATAAAATACTGCTTGCAATAAAACAATATCTAACCTGAAAAATTTACTAACGAAAAATCGCAGAAAGTTGATCAGGAAAATTAACTTCATTTTGACAAGATACAATATCACCATTTTCCATAAGCATCAACTCAAAACTCACCCATACATATCATTCTTCTCAAAACATTTCCATCTCggtgaagaaagacaaaattGTGCACAGCGCTCACAGTTCAAGATACGGgacaaaacaaacgaacaactATATACTGACCACCTTCAACATGGAGGGTTTGAGTTTTGCTTCCTTTCCAGAAAGAGACACTGAAAGTTCTTGTTCATATCACAATACCTTAGTTTGGCATTAATTAGCAGGCCGCAGCTAAAAACACACCACCATCTTCCTCAGTCTCATCCTTGACAATCAGCTACTAGTGCTAAACCAAACTGTACCTCACTCTGGAATATAGAAGCTACACTAAAACCACTTGTAGGCTCCATACTCTGATCAGCTCATTTACTCTTCATTTATGCATTCACTCGACACAGATTTTACGATCATGGTACAATTTAGCAAGAAGGCTGGGTAGATTCTGTCCCCCGTGCCTCAGTCTTTCAACCAGGCAGGTAGGCGGCAAGTCCTTTGAACACAGCGTCGGCAAATATACAGATGAATCATCTCACAGCTTCACAAACATAATTCTCACGCGGAACCCGTGCATATGGGGCAGTGGAATACTGACGGATTGGTCCGGTCCTTTCTCAGTTGAAAATTAAAAGTAAATTTCAACAAAAAGGGAACTAAATCAAGAGTCCTTTGACAAAGACTGAATGCTGCCGCGGATAAACACAGCAGATACTCTTAAAACTAAAAATGGTGTTCAAACAGGGGCGTCACAGACACCCCTTTCTCTCATAGTCCAATGTACAAACGGCATTCGCAAACGGAAAAAATGAGGAGAAGTTGAGCTGCCTCCAAGGAGGGGCTAAGAGTACACCATCAGGTCGTTATAATGAAGATAGGGCGACTGATGGAACGCCTGCTGTCTACACTGACGAGCGAAGGGGTGAGCTGGCTGCTGCAGGTATTCCAGATGAGCTGGACGAGGTGGTGAACCAACTGGTGAGCTGCAAGGAGAGGTGCTGGGCGAACTGTTCATGCTCGCGTCGGAATCAGACTCGGAGTCGGAGGAGACTGTAAGGCTGGGACCTGCGTATACCACACCGATGCTGCCGTTGTCGCCAATTCTGTAGGACACATCCTTAGGATCAACCCACAGTGTCAGTTCTTGAGGGAAGTGCTTCCCGATGATTTTGGCCTTCTTCTCACAGCCTGACACCTGTATCAAAGCCTCCAGCACCAGAGGGTCGATCCTATCGTAGTGGATGGCGATTGAGCGGAAGGCACTCCCTCTATTCGGCTTCTGTGGGTGCCAGTGGTCCCGGTACCGCAGCGCCATCAAGCGACTGATTTCAGCTCTAAAACACTCTGCAAACTTACTGGTCACTTTTCTGGAGATCAAGCCGGTAAGAAAGCCAGTCGCACTGTCCACTTCTTCCTTCATCGCAACTGGTATACACATTAAAAAACGGACGAAAGTCTTTGTTTACAACCGTGGGAGTCTGTTTTCGACGACGGTAGTGGTGTTCCAAACAGCTGTTCGAAATTATCGCCCGGTTTTCAGGGTGTCTCTGGGATGAAAAACTCACCGCCTGGCTATTAGGtcgaacaaaaacaagaaggtcCCCTGAATTGGGAAGGTTCTCCCATAAAAATTACAGCTCGCAGCTTTCGTGATACGACTGCTTCGTTCGTTTTCTACGAATGGACTGCTTAGCTCTGTGTACGGCAGGAGTTTTCTTGACAGGCGTCACTACGTCAGTGAAAACGTCACGATTCTACGGACCAATCGCGTGCCACGAGGCCGACGGAAAAGGGCGAGTCTATTTTAGGCGCTGATAGCGCAAACACGAAGGGCTACTATGGTTGCCCGTAGATgtcatattttgattttgttctcACTAAACAACGAACTATCGCAATGTCTCACTACCAGTGACAATTAGGTGATCTCAGCGAAACACTGACAGTCTCGAtctatgtaaaatgtcatattttggtcaaaagtaCAAATAATGCATGTATTCATGCTTACTCATTTCACATACTGTAAATAGGGGTCAGATTTAGTCTTATcatcgggttttttttttttatacaaagcTGACTCGCTCACTACAAAGTTGTCTGGTCAATGTAAATAAGAATCAAGAAATTGTTTGTTCATTTTGCTTTTCTACTTATCTTGTTACCGGTTACTTTGCTCTGTTTTAGAATTAATGTCTTAGAATCAGTTtttcagacacacaaacactgacacacacacacacacacacacacacacacacacacacacacacacacacacacacaccaggggcggatcagttgctttgtaaggggggatgcactttgaatcgaaagggattgtgatgggcgcgaagcgcccgaatttgctgggggggtccgggggcatgcccccccggaaaaaaaatttgcccaaagaagcaaaatggtaccatctggtgccatttgaacttagaaatggtcataaaatcagcatagaaaaatcttttttttttcttcttcttttttttctcttttttttcgggggggggggcacgtgccccctgtgccccctgtgcccccccctcgtccgcccctgcacacacacacacacacacacacacacacacacacacacacacagggcaaaCATGTGGAGGTGTACATATTATTTTGTCCAGCAGGATCCACGATATGGATTTGTGTTGCAAGCAGGTTCATTTGACTGACAATTGTTGTGTACctcttgaccaaaatgtcacttccaagataaataaaaacaacaagtaACGGGTGTATGGCCCTCTATTGGCATTCAGTTGTcataatttaaatttttttaattttgtgtatggtcttaacagttaaacatgtattacgttatcattaagattcatgctttgttagcactaagcagttgttttaatcagtctggttttctcttgttttcatcttatgaacattctaaatgttagactaacttattgtcttgtacagaataacaactgtgtgaatggtgctatactgaatgaaagaaaTGGTCATCAAGCTCAGTAACAAGAAGGTCAAGGCGGCTGCATACAAGGCACTAGTACGACCCATCCTAGAGTATGCCAGCCCAGTATGGGACCCACACACCGCTGAAGACAGTGCCTCTCTCGAAAAGGTCCAAAGAAGAGCAGCCAGATGGGTGTCGCATCGCTTCCGCCAGACCTCCAGCGTCAACAACATGCTCGAAGACCTTGAGTGGCCTACGCTTGAGAGCAGACGGAGGCGAGCGAGACTAACAACTTTCTACAAAGTCCACCACGACCTTGTCGCAGTGAAGAGTAACCACGCACCAAAGCCAAGACCACCCAAGTGCACGACCAGGCAGACCCACGCTCTGTCCTACGAAATCCCCCACTCCAGGACAGCCTACAGGCAGAAAACATTCTTCCCGCGCACCATCCCAGAGTGGAACCGCCTGCCTGTAGAAACTGCCACAGCGCCATCCCTGGCATCCTTTCAGGCCAGGCTGGCAACTCTCCACTGACCcatcatccctccccccccccctacccccaacctcccccccccctgaacttcacccctgaccaagcaatagaccggaaccaccatcacccaagcgtagcagattcatcaccatgctgatgttggctacctatcactaagaagaagaagagtgtgacatgaagttcttgtacatcattgtaaagagtgtgaatgacgttttagtttagatgtcaagcgcttagagcaggcctttttaacgaaagtttttgatttagcgctatataaatgttcttcttcttattattattattattattaacaatttaaacttcttcttcttctgcgttggtgggctgaaactcccacgtacactcgtgttttttgcatgagtggaattttacgtgtatgaccgttttttaccccgccatttaggcagccatgcgccgttttcggaggaagcatgctgggtattttcatgtttctataacccaccgaactctgacatggataacaggatctttttcgtgcgcacttggtctcagtgtgcttgcgtgtacacacgggggtgttcggacaccgaggagagtctgcacacaaagttgactctgagaaataaatctctcgccgaacgtggggaccggaactcacgctgacagcggccaactgcagggccggaccaaatgagttgtaaggtggggggttcctccttttttttttggggggggggggcaaatcagcgaagtggcgaagcaaagcaggcgcgcgaactaggggggtccgggggcatgctcccccggaaaatatttaaaaaacggttaaaatctgtgcaatctggtgcattctgggccttgttttgagggttaagagcagcattgttttggtgctaaaactagtaaaagtcaaagcaaggtacgtgctttttccaggggtggggttccggaacccctggaacccccccccccccctgggtccggccctgaactggatacaaatccagcgcgctaccgactgagctacatccccgcccaaacaATTTAAACAATAACGATGCTATTTTGACTCAAAAGAGGCTACCATACAATTCTCAAACGCATGAGAACGCGCTGCACAGCTGCAGGTTGAGGTCGTATGCTAAACCGTCCCAGAAAACAGCCAATCAGAATCCAGTAGTAAATCTTTGCGGGTCACCTTTGTTGGATAGAGCTGGCTGAGAAACATACTTTATTATtgtgctatttttagatcgggGTTTAGGTTCAGTGTAGTTTGTGCAGTGGCAGTGCGAAAAAGTGGTCAACCTTGTTACTCCAAAATACTCCAAAACGAATGCTTATTCAGTAAAACCTTCGAGAAACTTGTGATTTTGAGGCTTCTGCAACAGGATGAAAATGTTCGTGTGGTTGACCCGCAATAAACATCATTTTACGGTTCTTGCGAAATATTTGCGTGCGTTGTATATAGATTGTTCGATGCAGGTGGGTGATTCAACACGATGACAAACACAGCAAGCCAGAATTTCAAAGCTGTGTTCTTTTCTGAGTCAGCTTGGTTGATATGTTTACTGACATCATTCTCTTATCGGTGGTTGCATAACTTGCGGTgtgagtgatttttttttttttttttttttacatggaaGTGAGTGTGTCGATCAGTGCCTTGCGTTGTTTTGAAAATCGTTGTTGAAAGCCACAAGGGAAAAAGTGCAATAAGCAGTTGCTGTCGACAGCCCTCGATGACATCGGTTTACATCAAACCACAggcgaaggtatcgtccactggactactactatcacagaaagactactagtagtctgtgatagtagtagtccagtggacgataccttcgccTGTGATCAAACAAGGCAGTCTCTGAGAGtgaaaaataaacacttttcAGCGTTTACAATAATGTTCTTGCAGTATACCATTGATTCTGAGCTAAAAAGACGGAATCTGACTGACTTTGTTGAAGTGAACGCACACCAAACACAccgtgaggagagagagagagagagagatcgagtgtgtgtgtgtgtgtgtgtgtctgtctgtctctctgtagcGCACGCAGATGAAAATCTTAAATCCACAGACGGTACACGAATTAAGCGATTTCACTGCAGACAATAGCCCCGGGTTTGTGGGGGAAAATAAGTGATGGGGAACTGATCCGACGCCATTTTAGTGGgatacaaagtcacacacacaacatactgAACGCTTGTAACTCGGTCACCCGACGGTAAACAAAGCCTTGCGACCGTTTCACCATAAGCCGCTGTACCAGGCTGGCTAGAGGCCTACGTGATACTTTGCATGACTGCCACTGCCAGCTGTTACAACCTGACAAAACACTGATCACTGACACTGTCAAGACAGCAAGGCCCGGTGGCACATTAAACTGTGAAAgtctgtgtttgttgattttttttggtgtgtgttattattgtttttgtgtgtgttgttgttgttcttcctGTGTTGTTTCTCTGAACACGTCTGGAAACAGCGTTTCTCATTTCTGTTGCATGCCTCCGTAGACTGTAGACAGTTTTTGTTGTCTCTGTAGACTGTAGAAACAGTTTCTGTTGTCTCTGTAGACTGTAGAAACAGTTTCTGTTGTCTCTGTAGACTGTAGAAACAGTTTCTGTTGTCTCTGTAGACTGTAGAAACAGTTTCTGTTGTCTCTGTAGACTGTAGAAACAGTTTCTGTTGTCTCCGTAGACTGTAGACAGTTTTTGTTGTCTCTGTAGACTGTAGAAACAGTTTCTGTTGTCTCTGTAGACTGTAGAAACAGTTTCTGTTGTCTCTGTAGACTGTAGAAACAGTTTCTGTTGTCTCTGTAGACTGTAGAAACAGTTTCTGTTGTCTCTGTAGACTGTAGAAACAGTTTCTGTTGTCTCTGTAGACTCTAGCAACTGTTTCTGTTGTCTCTGTAGACTGTAGAAACAGTTTCTGTTGTCTCTGTAGACTGTAGAAACAGTTTCTGTTGTCTCTGTAGACTCTAGCAACTGTTTCTGTTACCCTTGTCATAGACCTCTAAATATAGGCTAGGTCCCTGCCCTTGTTAACTGCAGAAACTGTTTCTGTTAGTAGTGTTACCCCTGTAAACTGTAGACAACAGTTTCTGTTGTCTCTGTAGACTGTAGAAACTGTTTCTGTTACCCCTGTTAACCGCAGAAACTGTTTCTGTTAGTAGTGTTACCCCTGTAAACAGTGTCACTAGTAGAAACAATAAGAACATTTCTGTTGGTAGTGTTACCT from Littorina saxatilis isolate snail1 linkage group LG4, US_GU_Lsax_2.0, whole genome shotgun sequence includes these protein-coding regions:
- the LOC138964651 gene encoding protein BTG2-like, encoding MCIPVAMKEEVDSATGFLTGLISRKVTSKFAECFRAEISRLMALRYRDHWHPQKPNRGSAFRSIAIHYDRIDPLVLEALIQVSGCEKKAKIIGKHFPQELTLWVDPKDVSYRIGDNGSIGVVYAGPSLTVSSDSESDSDASMNSSPSTSPCSSPVGSPPRPAHLEYLQQPAHPFARQCRQQAFHQSPYLHYNDLMVYS